The Paraburkholderia acidisoli genome contains a region encoding:
- a CDS encoding addiction module antidote protein: MTSSPSQPIATRPWDSAEHLQTEDDIADYFEACLREGGDDPAFIAHALGVIARARGMSEIARETGISREGLYKALSGEVNPSFGTILKVVKALGLELHGSKASA; the protein is encoded by the coding sequence ATGACTTCCAGCCCAAGCCAACCCATCGCCACCCGCCCGTGGGACTCCGCCGAGCATCTTCAAACCGAAGACGATATCGCCGATTACTTCGAAGCCTGCCTGCGTGAAGGCGGCGACGATCCGGCGTTTATCGCCCACGCGCTGGGCGTGATCGCGCGCGCACGCGGCATGAGCGAGATCGCCCGCGAAACGGGCATCAGCCGCGAAGGCTTGTACAAGGCGCTATCCGGCGAGGTCAATCCCAGCTTCGGGACGATTCTGAAGGTCGTCAAGGCGCTTGGGCTCGAGCTGCACGGCTCGAAGGCGTCGGCCTGA
- a CDS encoding THUMP domain-containing class I SAM-dependent RNA methyltransferase, translating into MSFDFFAPCPRGLEAALVSELIETAKNRLPPGAMSVGAEVPGGVHFRGNWAGGMAANLHSRIASRVLLKIAQRPYRDEHDIYELAREQRWDQWFTANETLRVDITAIKSPLRSLEFATLRVKDGICDRMRDKAGARPSIDTTYPDVRVFAFLTATDCTLYLDTSGEPLFKRGWRLDKGAAPLRENLAAGILRLTGWTAGTPLYDPMCGSGTFLAEAAQVALDIAPGLDRSFGFERLKQAEMAAWRHLKSEANTARNTAQSGKRDLLIFGSDISDVMLDKARANFKRAGFGNVPLKQLDARNMTPPASGAGVLVVNPPYGERIEVRGRNARGEARPTAREMRGDDDDGFRRIQDDTPDPEFFHALGDALKQRFTDWRAFFLTSDRKLPGQLRLREAAKTPLYNGALECRLFRFDLIAGSVRQRPASKPAAPEDQDDAQ; encoded by the coding sequence ATGTCTTTCGATTTCTTTGCCCCCTGCCCGCGCGGCCTCGAAGCCGCGCTCGTCTCCGAACTGATCGAGACCGCGAAAAATCGCCTGCCGCCCGGCGCCATGTCCGTCGGCGCCGAAGTGCCCGGCGGCGTGCATTTCCGTGGCAACTGGGCCGGCGGCATGGCCGCGAACCTGCATTCGCGCATCGCGAGCCGCGTGCTGCTGAAGATCGCGCAGCGCCCGTATCGCGACGAGCACGACATCTACGAACTCGCGCGCGAGCAGCGCTGGGACCAGTGGTTCACGGCGAACGAGACGCTGCGCGTCGACATCACCGCGATCAAGTCGCCGCTGCGCAGCCTCGAATTCGCCACGCTGCGCGTGAAGGACGGCATCTGCGACCGCATGCGCGACAAAGCCGGCGCGCGCCCGAGCATCGACACCACCTACCCCGACGTGCGCGTCTTCGCGTTCCTCACGGCAACCGATTGCACGCTCTATCTCGACACCTCGGGCGAGCCGCTCTTCAAGCGCGGCTGGCGTCTCGACAAGGGCGCCGCGCCCCTGCGCGAGAATCTCGCCGCGGGCATCCTGCGCCTCACGGGCTGGACCGCGGGCACGCCGCTTTACGACCCGATGTGCGGCAGCGGCACGTTCCTCGCCGAAGCCGCGCAAGTCGCGCTCGACATCGCGCCGGGTCTCGACCGCAGCTTCGGCTTCGAGCGCCTCAAGCAGGCCGAAATGGCCGCATGGCGCCATCTGAAGAGCGAGGCGAATACCGCGCGCAACACCGCGCAGAGCGGCAAACGCGACCTGTTGATCTTCGGCAGCGATATTTCCGACGTGATGCTCGACAAGGCGCGCGCGAACTTCAAGCGCGCCGGTTTCGGCAACGTGCCGCTCAAGCAGCTCGACGCGCGCAACATGACGCCGCCCGCCAGCGGCGCTGGCGTGCTGGTCGTGAATCCGCCGTACGGCGAGCGGATCGAGGTGCGCGGCCGCAACGCGCGCGGCGAAGCGCGGCCCACGGCGCGTGAAATGCGCGGCGACGACGACGACGGCTTCCGCCGCATCCAGGACGACACGCCCGATCCCGAGTTCTTCCACGCGCTCGGCGACGCGCTCAAGCAGCGCTTCACCGACTGGCGCGCGTTCTTCCTCACCTCCGACCGCAAGCTGCCTGGCCAGTTGCGCCTGCGCGAGGCGGCCAAGACGCCGCTCTACAATGGCGCGCTCGAATGCCGTCTGTTCCGCTTCGACCTGATCGCGGGCAGCGTGCGCCAGCGCCCGGCGTCGAAGCCCGCCGCGCCGGAAGATCAGGACGACGCGCAGTAA
- a CDS encoding helix-turn-helix transcriptional regulator, translated as MTRRADRLFRIAELLRGRRLTTAQQLAEWLEVSPRTVYRDVRDLQLSGVPIEGEAGIGYRLARTASLPPLTFTADELTALAVGARMAESWGGAALAAGARGALAKVAAAMPAEKRAVLERIAVFAPAYHVDPAFSDKLDALHRAVDTRLVVRFAYCDRIGAHTERRIWPLGLVYWGAQWTVGAWCEMREDFRNFNIERMGTVEVLEPFPDVSGRRLADYLRRVNAPSM; from the coding sequence ATGACCCGTCGCGCCGACCGCCTCTTCCGTATCGCCGAACTGCTGCGCGGCCGCCGTCTGACCACGGCGCAACAACTGGCCGAATGGCTGGAGGTCTCGCCGCGCACGGTGTATCGCGACGTGCGCGACCTGCAACTGTCGGGCGTGCCGATCGAAGGCGAAGCGGGCATCGGTTACCGGCTCGCGCGCACCGCCAGCCTGCCGCCGCTCACCTTCACCGCCGACGAGTTGACGGCGCTCGCGGTGGGCGCGCGCATGGCCGAGTCGTGGGGCGGCGCGGCGCTCGCGGCCGGGGCGCGCGGCGCGCTCGCCAAGGTCGCCGCCGCGATGCCCGCCGAGAAACGCGCGGTGCTCGAACGCATCGCCGTGTTCGCGCCCGCGTATCACGTCGATCCCGCGTTCTCCGACAAGCTCGACGCGCTGCATCGCGCCGTCGACACGCGGCTCGTCGTGCGCTTCGCGTATTGCGACCGCATTGGCGCGCACACGGAGCGGCGCATCTGGCCGCTCGGGCTCGTCTATTGGGGCGCGCAGTGGACGGTGGGCGCGTGGTGCGAAATGCGCGAGGACTTCCGCAATTTCAACATCGAGCGCATGGGCACGGTGGAAGTGCTCGAACCGTTTCCCGACGTGAGCGGCCGCCGTCTCGCCGACTACCTGCGGCGCGTGAATGCACCTTCGATGTGA
- a CDS encoding NAD(P)(+) transhydrogenase (Re/Si-specific) subunit beta: protein MSMNVVTLLYLVASVCFIQALKGLSNPRSARAGNLFGMVGMAIAILTTLALIVKESAQFGSNLGLGLALLFGALVVGGGLGAYVAARVEMTKMPELVAAMHSLIGLAAVCIAYAVVSEPAAFGLVAEDAPYPGFLPYGNRIELFIGTFVGAITFSGSVIAFGKLSGKYKFRLFQGAPVVYPGQHLINLMLAIGMLGFGVLFFLTQSWLPFIVMTLIAFALGVLIIIPIGGADMPVVVSMLNSYSGWAAAGIGFSLNNAMLIIAGSLVGSSGAILSYIMCHAMNRSFFNVLLGGFGGEAGAAAAGGAQEQRPVKSGSADDASFMLGNAESVVIVPGYGLAVARAQHALKELTDKLVEKGVDVRYAIHPVAGRMPGHMNVLLAEAEVPYDMVFEMEDINNEFGQTDVVLVLGANDVVNPAAKNDPKSPIAGMPIIEAYKARTIIVNKRSMAAGYAGLDNELFYMDKTMMVFGDAKKVIEDMVKAVE, encoded by the coding sequence ATGAGCATGAACGTCGTTACGCTGCTCTACCTCGTGGCGTCGGTGTGCTTCATCCAGGCGCTCAAGGGCTTGTCGAACCCGCGCAGCGCGCGCGCCGGCAACCTGTTCGGCATGGTCGGCATGGCCATCGCCATCCTCACCACGCTCGCGCTGATCGTGAAGGAGTCCGCCCAGTTCGGCTCCAATCTCGGCCTCGGTCTCGCGTTGCTGTTCGGCGCGCTGGTGGTGGGCGGCGGCCTGGGTGCGTACGTGGCCGCGCGCGTGGAAATGACGAAGATGCCCGAACTCGTCGCGGCCATGCACTCGCTGATCGGTCTCGCGGCCGTGTGCATCGCCTATGCGGTCGTTTCCGAACCGGCCGCGTTCGGGCTCGTGGCGGAAGACGCGCCGTATCCGGGTTTCCTGCCTTACGGCAACCGCATCGAGTTGTTCATCGGCACGTTCGTGGGCGCGATCACCTTCAGCGGCTCGGTGATCGCCTTCGGCAAGCTCTCGGGCAAGTACAAATTCCGCCTGTTCCAGGGCGCGCCCGTGGTGTATCCCGGCCAGCATCTGATCAACCTGATGCTCGCGATCGGCATGCTCGGCTTCGGCGTGCTGTTCTTCCTCACGCAGTCGTGGCTGCCGTTCATCGTCATGACGCTGATCGCGTTCGCGCTGGGCGTGCTCATCATCATTCCGATCGGCGGCGCGGACATGCCCGTGGTCGTCTCCATGCTCAACTCGTACTCGGGCTGGGCGGCGGCGGGCATTGGCTTTTCGCTCAACAACGCCATGCTGATCATCGCGGGCTCGCTCGTGGGGTCGTCGGGCGCGATCCTCTCGTACATCATGTGCCACGCGATGAACCGCTCGTTCTTCAACGTGTTGCTGGGCGGCTTTGGCGGCGAGGCGGGCGCGGCCGCGGCGGGCGGCGCGCAGGAGCAGCGGCCGGTGAAGTCGGGTTCCGCCGACGACGCTTCCTTCATGCTCGGCAACGCGGAGAGCGTGGTGATCGTGCCGGGCTACGGTCTCGCGGTGGCGCGCGCGCAGCACGCGCTGAAGGAACTCACCGACAAGCTCGTGGAAAAGGGCGTGGACGTGCGTTACGCGATTCACCCCGTGGCGGGCCGCATGCCGGGCCACATGAACGTGCTGCTCGCCGAAGCCGAAGTGCCCTACGACATGGTGTTCGAGATGGAGGACATCAACAACGAGTTCGGCCAGACGGACGTGGTGCTGGTGCTCGGCGCGAACGACGTGGTGAATCCCGCGGCCAAGAACGACCCGAAGTCGCCGATCGCGGGCATGCCGATCATCGAGGCGTACAAGGCGCGCACGATCATCGTCAACAAGCGGTCGATGGCGGCCGGTTACGCGGGCCTCGACAACGAACTCTTCTACATGGACAAGACGATGATGGTGTTCGGCGACGCGAAGAAGGTGATCGAGGACATGGTGAAGGCGGTGGAGTAG
- a CDS encoding paraquat-inducible protein A: MKFQTATDAGYLSCHACGHVQPHVRIAATDARQHVVERCERCHAPLHPRNPDSIVRTWALLIAAALLYIPANLLPVMHTASLVGDEDDTIMSGVVYFWTSGDWPLAVIVFIASILVPMLKLSVLALLCFTAQRGSTWRPVERSKLYRLVEFIGRWSMLDIFVVTLTVALVRFQSLAVITAGPGAIAFGSVVILTMLASMQFDPRLIWDPVDEDKHKPAQHTQDRPHE; encoded by the coding sequence ATGAAATTCCAGACCGCCACCGACGCCGGCTACCTCTCCTGCCACGCTTGCGGCCACGTGCAGCCGCACGTGCGCATCGCGGCCACGGACGCCCGGCAGCACGTTGTCGAGCGCTGCGAACGCTGCCATGCGCCCCTGCATCCGCGCAATCCCGACAGCATCGTGCGCACCTGGGCGCTGCTGATCGCCGCGGCGCTGCTCTATATCCCCGCGAATCTGCTGCCGGTGATGCACACGGCCTCGCTCGTCGGCGACGAGGACGACACCATCATGAGCGGCGTCGTCTACTTCTGGACTTCGGGCGACTGGCCGCTCGCCGTAATCGTGTTCATCGCGAGCATTCTCGTGCCGATGCTCAAGCTTTCCGTCCTCGCGCTGCTCTGCTTCACGGCGCAGCGCGGTTCGACCTGGCGGCCCGTCGAGCGCTCCAAGCTGTATCGCCTCGTCGAATTCATCGGGCGCTGGTCCATGCTGGACATCTTCGTTGTCACGCTCACCGTGGCGCTGGTACGCTTCCAGTCGCTTGCGGTGATCACGGCGGGGCCCGGCGCGATCGCGTTCGGTTCGGTCGTGATCCTGACGATGCTGGCCTCGATGCAGTTCGACCCGCGCCTGATCTGGGACCCGGTGGACGAAGACAAACACAAACCCGCGCAACACACTCAGGACCGCCCTCATGAATAG
- a CDS encoding type II toxin-antitoxin system RelE/ParE family toxin yields MDYNPHGLTIRTTEVFDTWFVNLSDRIAKRRVQARIDRLMLGNPGDTRSAGAPVIEMRTDHGAGYRVYYVQRGAMLVILLCGGDKSSQDADIRAAHAMLANLDTE; encoded by the coding sequence ATGGATTACAATCCTCATGGCCTCACGATTCGCACGACCGAGGTGTTCGATACCTGGTTTGTCAATCTCAGCGACCGCATCGCGAAGCGTCGCGTTCAGGCCCGCATCGACCGGCTCATGCTCGGCAACCCCGGCGACACGCGTTCCGCGGGGGCGCCGGTCATTGAAATGCGCACTGATCACGGCGCGGGGTATCGCGTGTACTACGTGCAACGCGGCGCCATGCTGGTCATCCTGCTCTGTGGCGGCGATAAATCCAGCCAGGACGCCGATATCCGTGCTGCGCACGCCATGCTCGCGAATCTCGACACGGAGTAG
- a CDS encoding VOC family protein, giving the protein MSTELSSLPRVISWFEIPAHDLERAARFYETAFDTSLQREVVGGVPMALFAHTETETGGCIVFNPQDAKPDPKGVLVYLNAQPSVTAVLSRVEKAGGRKQGPALELPNNYGYIGFFIDTEGNRVGLHAPKLV; this is encoded by the coding sequence GTGTCCACCGAACTGTCCAGCCTGCCCCGCGTCATCTCGTGGTTCGAAATTCCCGCGCACGACCTGGAGCGCGCCGCCCGCTTCTACGAAACGGCCTTCGATACGTCGTTGCAGCGCGAAGTGGTCGGCGGCGTGCCCATGGCGCTGTTCGCCCACACCGAGACCGAAACCGGCGGCTGCATCGTCTTCAATCCGCAAGACGCCAAGCCCGACCCGAAGGGCGTGCTCGTGTATCTGAACGCACAGCCGTCGGTCACCGCCGTGCTCTCGCGCGTCGAGAAAGCCGGCGGCAGGAAGCAGGGCCCGGCGCTCGAACTGCCGAACAACTATGGCTACATCGGCTTCTTTATCGACACCGAGGGCAATCGCGTGGGTTTGCACGCGCCCAAGCTGGTGTGA
- the secF gene encoding protein translocase subunit SecF yields the protein MEFFRIRKDIPFMKHALIFNAVSFITFIAAVFFLFHRGLHLSIEFTGGTVIEVQYPQAVPLEPVRDSLAKIGYGDAQVQNFGTSRDVLIRLPIKQNLSSAQQSDQVMTTLKAAEPQVQLQRVEFVGPQVGKELATDGLLALACVVAGIIIYLSFRFEWKYAVAGVIANLHDVVIILGFFAFFQWEFSLSVLAAVLAVLGYSVNESVVIFDRIRETFRRERKMTVTEVINHAITSTMSRTIITHGCTEMMVLSMFFFGGATLHYFALALTVGILFGIYSSVFVAASLSMWLGVKREDLIKDKKEKYDPNDPNAGAQV from the coding sequence ATGGAATTTTTCCGCATCCGCAAGGACATCCCGTTCATGAAGCACGCGTTGATCTTCAACGCGGTCTCCTTCATTACCTTCATTGCGGCGGTGTTCTTCCTGTTCCACCGCGGCCTGCACCTGTCGATCGAATTCACGGGCGGCACGGTCATCGAGGTGCAGTATCCGCAGGCGGTGCCGCTCGAACCGGTGCGTGATTCGCTCGCGAAGATCGGCTACGGCGACGCCCAGGTGCAGAACTTCGGCACCTCGCGCGACGTGCTGATCCGTCTGCCGATCAAGCAGAACCTGTCTTCGGCGCAGCAGAGCGACCAGGTGATGACCACGCTCAAGGCGGCCGAACCGCAGGTGCAGTTGCAGCGCGTGGAGTTCGTCGGGCCGCAGGTCGGCAAGGAACTCGCCACCGACGGTCTGCTCGCGCTCGCGTGCGTGGTGGCGGGCATCATCATCTACCTGTCGTTCCGCTTCGAATGGAAGTACGCCGTGGCCGGCGTGATCGCGAACCTGCACGACGTCGTGATCATTCTGGGCTTCTTCGCGTTCTTCCAGTGGGAGTTCTCGCTCTCCGTGCTGGCCGCCGTGCTCGCGGTGCTCGGCTACTCGGTGAACGAATCGGTCGTGATTTTCGACCGGATTCGCGAGACCTTCCGGCGCGAACGCAAGATGACGGTCACGGAGGTGATCAACCACGCGATCACGAGCACGATGTCGCGAACCATCATCACCCACGGCTGTACGGAAATGATGGTGCTCTCGATGTTCTTCTTCGGCGGCGCCACGCTGCATTACTTCGCGCTGGCGCTCACGGTGGGGATTCTGTTCGGCATCTACTCGTCGGTGTTCGTCGCGGCTTCGCTCTCGATGTGGCTCGGCGTGAAGCGCGAGGACCTCATCAAGGACAAGAAGGAAAAGTACGATCCGAACGATCCGAACGCGGGCGCGCAGGTGTAA
- a CDS encoding PqiC family protein, which produces MMFRRVPAAAVVRSVTVGALAAAALLAGCASPTSNFYTLSPTDDTAHATASPAATTAGNPSMLIELAPVDVPPQVAKAQFVVQTDANQVRVLEQERWASLPGDEIRRALSGDLTQALGTIDVYGSPHPAGVPVYRVSVNVQRFESWPGSHALVDAVWSVRALDSQTVMTCRSTLNEPVSGGYDALVVGHRRAIAALSDSIASGVRALAAAPRVTSTTTPGNAKSAAVKAKPVSVACPQVATTGS; this is translated from the coding sequence ATGATGTTTCGACGTGTCCCCGCTGCCGCGGTCGTTCGTTCTGTCACGGTCGGCGCGCTCGCCGCGGCGGCGCTGCTCGCGGGCTGCGCCTCGCCCACGAGCAACTTCTACACGCTGAGCCCGACCGACGACACGGCACATGCCACCGCCTCGCCTGCCGCGACCACGGCCGGCAATCCGTCGATGCTGATCGAACTCGCGCCCGTGGACGTGCCGCCGCAGGTCGCGAAGGCGCAGTTCGTCGTGCAAACCGACGCCAACCAGGTGCGCGTGCTCGAGCAGGAGCGCTGGGCCTCGCTGCCCGGCGACGAGATCCGCCGCGCGCTGTCGGGCGATCTCACGCAGGCGCTCGGCACCATCGACGTGTACGGCTCGCCGCATCCGGCGGGCGTGCCCGTGTACCGCGTGAGCGTGAACGTGCAGCGCTTCGAGTCGTGGCCCGGCTCGCACGCGCTCGTGGACGCCGTGTGGAGCGTGCGCGCGCTCGATTCGCAAACGGTCATGACCTGCCGCAGCACGCTGAACGAACCGGTGAGCGGCGGCTATGACGCGCTCGTGGTGGGGCATCGGCGGGCGATTGCGGCGTTGTCGGACTCGATCGCGAGCGGCGTGCGGGCGCTGGCGGCGGCGCCTCGGGTGACGTCGACCACGACGCCGGGCAATGCGAAATCGGCGGCAGTGAAGGCGAAGCCGGTGAGCGTGGCGTGTCCGCAGGTGGCGACAACAGGAAGTTGA
- a CDS encoding YceI family protein, whose translation MEGWKIWRGIRRHAHRPGGPGGVRRANRWRALVVATLCAANAAQAQLETATSTIVAVSRQMGVAVQGNFTKFGAQIDFDPAKPTGGTARIVVETGSYDLGDSTYDESVRGADWFDSKAFPQATFTSTAIVPTAPNQYRVDGKLTIKGHTEAVSVPVVLTRQGAMQTFDGTLPVQRQVFNIGTGQWKDTSVVADEVLIKFHIVVAHK comes from the coding sequence ATGGAAGGATGGAAAATCTGGCGCGGTATCCGGCGCCATGCGCACCGGCCCGGCGGCCCGGGCGGCGTTCGCCGCGCGAACCGCTGGCGCGCGCTGGTCGTGGCAACGCTGTGCGCGGCGAACGCGGCGCAGGCGCAACTCGAGACCGCCACCAGCACGATCGTCGCCGTGTCGCGGCAAATGGGCGTGGCGGTGCAGGGCAACTTCACGAAGTTCGGCGCGCAGATCGACTTCGATCCCGCGAAGCCCACGGGCGGTACGGCGCGCATCGTCGTGGAGACGGGCAGCTACGACCTCGGCGACTCGACCTACGACGAATCCGTGCGCGGCGCGGACTGGTTCGATTCGAAGGCGTTCCCGCAGGCCACCTTCACCTCCACCGCGATCGTGCCGACCGCGCCGAACCAGTACCGCGTGGACGGCAAGCTGACGATCAAGGGGCACACCGAAGCCGTTTCGGTGCCGGTCGTGCTCACGCGGCAAGGCGCGATGCAGACCTTCGACGGCACGCTGCCGGTGCAGCGGCAAGTCTTCAACATCGGCACGGGACAGTGGAAAGACACCTCGGTGGTCGCCGACGAAGTGCTCATCAAGTTTCATATCGTCGTCGCGCACAAGTAG
- a CDS encoding PqiB family protein gives MNSPKGPIPPAGGGPIPPNLPEPEIVKPKRWLPSLVWIVPLVAALIGIGLVVKSVATRGPTITISFSSAEGLEPGKTKVKYKDVDIGSVRAIKLSPNLSHVIVTVELTKDAEAFAVKDSRFWVVKPRVGASGVSGLTTLLSGSYIGADAGRSQDSQSEFTGLEAPPAVTIDEKGHRYTLHSGTLGSLDIGTPIFFRRIQVGQVTGYSLDKDGTGVTVQVFVSAPYDQYVGTNTRWWHASGVNVQLDSSGIKVNTQSLATIVVGGLAFQAPAGQPMGPQAPDNATFALASDENEAMREPDGAPVRVVMYFNQSLRGLSVGAPVDFRGIVLGQVTDIGIEYDAKAHNFTMPVTMDLYPLRLSRRTRGEAPVPHTPQSQELIKRLVARGLRGQLRTGNLITGQLYIALDIFPKAAPAKVDLDHEPLELPTVPNSLEELQQQVADITKKLNQIPFDKIGNNLNESLVNANKLFAQVNDQVLPQMRGTLDEAQKTFAAAQSTLQQDSPLQSDVHQAMQELTRTLQSLNSLSDYLERHPESLLRGKSGDKP, from the coding sequence ATGAATAGCCCGAAAGGACCGATCCCGCCAGCGGGAGGCGGACCGATTCCGCCCAATCTGCCCGAGCCGGAGATCGTCAAACCGAAGCGCTGGCTGCCTTCGCTCGTGTGGATCGTGCCGCTCGTCGCGGCGCTGATCGGCATCGGCCTCGTGGTCAAATCCGTCGCCACGCGCGGCCCGACCATCACCATCAGCTTCTCCAGCGCCGAAGGCCTCGAGCCCGGCAAGACCAAGGTCAAGTACAAGGACGTCGATATCGGTTCGGTGCGCGCGATCAAGCTCTCGCCGAATCTCTCGCATGTGATCGTCACGGTCGAACTCACGAAGGACGCCGAAGCATTCGCGGTCAAGGACAGCCGCTTCTGGGTCGTCAAGCCGCGCGTGGGCGCGAGCGGCGTCTCGGGCCTGACCACACTGCTGTCCGGCTCGTACATTGGCGCGGACGCCGGGCGCTCGCAGGATTCGCAGAGCGAATTCACGGGGCTGGAGGCGCCGCCGGCCGTCACCATCGACGAAAAAGGCCATCGCTACACCCTGCATAGCGGCACGCTCGGCTCGCTCGACATCGGCACGCCCATCTTCTTCCGCCGTATCCAGGTGGGCCAGGTCACGGGCTATTCGCTCGACAAGGACGGCACCGGCGTGACGGTGCAGGTGTTCGTGAGCGCGCCTTACGACCAGTACGTGGGCACCAACACGCGCTGGTGGCATGCGAGCGGCGTGAACGTGCAGCTCGATTCGAGCGGCATCAAGGTGAATACGCAGTCGCTCGCAACGATCGTGGTGGGCGGCCTCGCCTTCCAGGCGCCCGCCGGTCAGCCGATGGGCCCGCAAGCGCCCGACAACGCCACCTTCGCGCTCGCCTCCGACGAGAACGAAGCGATGCGCGAACCCGACGGCGCGCCGGTGCGCGTGGTGATGTACTTCAACCAGTCGCTACGCGGGCTTTCGGTGGGCGCGCCCGTGGACTTCCGCGGCATCGTGCTCGGCCAGGTGACCGACATCGGCATCGAATACGACGCCAAGGCGCACAACTTCACCATGCCGGTGACGATGGATCTGTACCCGCTGCGTCTCTCGCGCCGCACGCGCGGTGAAGCGCCGGTGCCGCATACGCCGCAGAGCCAGGAGCTGATCAAGCGGCTCGTCGCGCGCGGTTTGCGCGGCCAGTTGCGCACGGGCAACCTGATCACGGGTCAGCTCTATATCGCGCTCGACATCTTCCCGAAGGCGGCGCCCGCGAAGGTCGATCTGGACCACGAGCCGCTCGAACTGCCGACGGTGCCGAACTCGCTCGAAGAACTGCAGCAGCAGGTCGCCGACATCACGAAGAAGCTCAATCAGATTCCGTTCGACAAGATCGGCAACAACCTGAACGAGTCGCTCGTGAACGCGAACAAGCTGTTCGCGCAGGTCAACGACCAGGTGCTGCCGCAGATGCGCGGCACGCTCGACGAGGCGCAGAAGACCTTCGCCGCGGCGCAGTCCACGCTGCAGCAGGATTCGCCGCTGCAGTCGGACGTGCACCAGGCGATGCAGGAACTCACGCGTACGCTGCAATCGCTGAACTCGCTCTCGGACTACCTGGAGCGCCATCCCGAGTCGCTGCTGCGCGGCAAATCTGGAGACAAGCCATGA
- a CDS encoding glycosyltransferase family 2 protein: MSPTVSIITPTANRAAFLPAIARCVARQQVSWEWLVLDDSPAPSAFMQTLAQQDARVRYDWSKAPMTIGAKRNFLVERARGELIAHFDDDDHYGARYLADMTKLLRENHAGLMKLATFWMYAPHTRFLGYMDLNARVGLHYMLTGKTVETVTFHEKMKIGADFILFYGFAYVYRKALFETARFDDVNLGEDESFIRRVVDAGHTVLAADDTQANCLHLIHPGSTSRCFSRYAMPEFVLPRLFPEYEGYPLPVEPNGGPLVIRDASATLSVGA, translated from the coding sequence ATGTCTCCCACTGTTTCGATCATCACGCCCACCGCCAATCGCGCGGCGTTTTTGCCCGCCATCGCGCGCTGCGTGGCGCGTCAGCAGGTGAGCTGGGAATGGCTCGTCCTCGACGACTCTCCCGCGCCCAGCGCCTTCATGCAAACGCTCGCGCAGCAGGACGCGCGCGTGCGCTACGACTGGTCGAAAGCGCCGATGACGATCGGGGCGAAGCGCAACTTTCTGGTCGAGCGGGCGCGCGGCGAATTGATCGCCCATTTCGACGACGACGATCACTACGGCGCGCGCTATCTCGCCGACATGACGAAGCTGCTGCGCGAGAACCACGCGGGCCTCATGAAGCTCGCGACGTTCTGGATGTATGCGCCGCACACGCGTTTTCTGGGCTACATGGATCTGAACGCGCGTGTCGGGCTGCATTACATGCTGACGGGCAAGACCGTGGAGACGGTCACGTTCCACGAGAAGATGAAGATCGGCGCGGACTTTATCCTCTTCTACGGCTTCGCGTACGTGTATCGCAAGGCGCTGTTCGAGACGGCGCGTTTCGACGACGTGAACCTCGGCGAGGACGAAAGCTTTATCCGCCGGGTCGTCGACGCGGGGCACACGGTGCTCGCCGCCGACGACACCCAGGCGAACTGTCTGCACCTGATCCATCCGGGATCGACGTCGCGCTGCTTCTCGCGCTATGCGATGCCCGAATTCGTGCTGCCGCGACTGTTTCCGGAATACGAAGGCTACCCGCTGCCGGTCGAGCCGAACGGCGGCCCGCTCGTGATCCGCGACGCGAGCGCGACGCTCAGCGTGGGTGCCTGA